In one window of Pseudomonadota bacterium DNA:
- the selD gene encoding selenide, water dikinase SelD, with amino-acid sequence MDIELTKYVRGAGUASKIGPGDLTNILCGIEIPVDRNVIVGIEGFEDAGVYKITDEIALVQTIDFFTPIVNDPYWFGQIAAANAMSDIYAMGAVPVTALNMVCFPTKEFDIGILKEILRGGIDKIREAGASLLGGHSVDDEEIKYGLAVTGIVHPDKIVKNEGAIPGDFLVLTKPLGTGILNTGIKGDMLSGDSVRKLVEVMVTLNKKASEAMLSVRTHAATDVTGFGFVGHLKEMIKEYIGVEIFLDKIPYFEEAVELAKSGVVPGGLYRNRDFYKSHVTGRDKGFQYDILFDPQTSGGLLMAIHPDDLSIFEKTASGSKLDFWIVGRFVEEPKGKIILT; translated from the coding sequence ATGGATATTGAGTTAACCAAATATGTACGAGGGGCAGGCTGAGCTTCAAAGATAGGTCCGGGGGACCTGACAAATATCCTTTGTGGTATAGAAATCCCTGTTGACAGGAACGTCATTGTGGGCATTGAGGGATTTGAAGACGCAGGGGTTTATAAAATCACCGATGAGATTGCCCTTGTCCAGACAATAGATTTTTTTACCCCCATTGTCAATGACCCATACTGGTTCGGGCAGATTGCAGCGGCAAATGCAATGAGCGATATCTATGCCATGGGGGCAGTGCCAGTAACAGCATTAAACATGGTCTGTTTCCCCACGAAAGAGTTTGATATCGGTATTTTAAAAGAAATCTTAAGGGGTGGAATAGACAAGATACGGGAGGCCGGTGCAAGCCTCCTTGGTGGTCACAGTGTTGATGATGAAGAGATTAAATATGGGCTTGCTGTAACAGGCATTGTCCACCCAGATAAAATAGTAAAAAATGAGGGGGCGATCCCCGGGGATTTTCTCGTTCTTACAAAACCTCTCGGTACAGGTATCTTAAATACAGGTATAAAGGGGGATATGCTAAGTGGAGATTCGGTAAGAAAGCTTGTCGAGGTAATGGTTACACTGAACAAAAAGGCATCGGAGGCGATGCTTTCTGTTAGAACCCATGCGGCAACAGACGTTACAGGCTTCGGATTTGTGGGTCATTTGAAGGAGATGATAAAGGAATACATCGGTGTTGAGATATTTCTCGATAAAATCCCTTATTTTGAAGAGGCAGTGGAACTCGCAAAATCAGGCGTTGTTCCGGGAGGGCTTTACAGGAACAGAGATTTTTATAAAAGTCATGTAACGGGCAGAGACAAAGGCTTTCAGTATGATATCCTTTTCGACCCGCAAACATCAGGCGGCCTTCTTATGGCCATTCATCCAGATGACCTTTCCATATTTGAGAAGACCGCATCAGGTTCAAAGTTAGACTTCTGGATTGTGGGAAGGTTTGTAGAAGAACCGAAGGGGAAGATCATCCTTACCTGA
- a CDS encoding 4Fe-4S binding protein, whose product MKITTSRVSQLVFLTVFFILFINTEYRGKDEISIAINSFFRADPLVVLSFILSKKTLIALLVPGILMFFFSILLGRFFCGWICPLGTIIDLVTDKIKKTAPIRLLKTNFKYYLLLTLLFAALFNVNLVGILDPIAILIRALTFFFYPLFGYSIRASWEALYGVLGEKRDYVAFIYSFLRDYILPFRETFYPLALTSLMLFLFIIFLEGYERRNWCKNLCPLGTLLGLLGKFSLFKRFPQKLCADCKECKNICPTAFDEEILQKEGCILCMECKLKCKFKRIKFSFRGIESGNKIPVLERRVFLGGLFSGLFISRVFSFQSPYQHERLLRPPGVVNEGEFLKKCVRCGECIKVCLKSALYPDYFRAGLYGIFMPTIIPRLGYCEYNCNLCGQVCPTAAIPNLPLEQKKKSIIGLAVVDKNLCLPYAKKINCIVCEEHCPIPEKAIRFELVEERDYRGKKILLKRPYVVDELCNGCGICENKCPLEGKAAIEVFSKRKGIISLTSTRAIA is encoded by the coding sequence ATGAAAATAACCACCTCCCGCGTTTCACAATTAGTATTCTTAACAGTATTTTTCATTCTTTTCATAAACACTGAATACAGGGGAAAGGATGAGATTTCTATTGCTATAAACAGTTTTTTCAGGGCTGATCCCCTTGTAGTCTTAAGCTTCATCCTTTCCAAAAAGACTTTGATAGCCCTTCTTGTTCCCGGTATATTGATGTTCTTCTTCTCAATACTCCTTGGCAGATTTTTTTGTGGATGGATATGCCCCTTGGGCACTATCATTGACCTCGTTACAGACAAAATAAAAAAGACAGCACCCATCAGGCTACTAAAAACAAACTTTAAATACTATCTGCTGCTCACCCTCCTTTTTGCTGCACTCTTCAATGTAAACCTTGTAGGGATTCTCGATCCCATTGCGATACTGATTCGGGCCTTAACCTTTTTCTTTTACCCTCTCTTCGGATATTCAATAAGGGCAAGCTGGGAAGCCCTATATGGTGTTCTTGGTGAAAAAAGAGACTATGTTGCATTCATATATTCATTTTTAAGGGATTATATCCTGCCCTTCAGGGAAACCTTCTATCCCCTTGCCCTTACCTCCCTCATGCTTTTTCTGTTTATTATCTTCCTTGAAGGGTATGAGAGAAGAAACTGGTGTAAAAACCTGTGCCCCCTCGGGACGCTCCTGGGTTTACTTGGAAAATTTTCCCTCTTCAAAAGGTTTCCACAGAAACTTTGTGCGGATTGTAAGGAATGCAAAAACATATGCCCTACAGCCTTTGATGAAGAGATTCTCCAGAAAGAGGGCTGTATTCTGTGTATGGAGTGCAAGCTTAAATGCAAATTTAAAAGGATAAAATTTTCTTTTAGAGGTATTGAGAGTGGCAATAAAATCCCTGTATTGGAGAGAAGGGTCTTTTTAGGCGGGTTATTCTCTGGTCTTTTTATTTCAAGGGTTTTCTCCTTTCAATCTCCTTACCAACATGAAAGGCTGCTCAGACCTCCAGGGGTAGTAAACGAAGGTGAATTTCTCAAAAAATGTGTAAGATGCGGGGAGTGTATCAAGGTCTGTCTGAAAAGTGCCTTATACCCTGATTATTTCCGGGCAGGTCTGTACGGTATTTTTATGCCCACCATTATTCCGCGTCTTGGGTATTGCGAGTATAATTGCAACCTTTGCGGCCAGGTATGCCCCACCGCTGCCATACCAAATCTTCCGCTGGAACAAAAGAAAAAGAGTATTATTGGACTTGCCGTAGTTGATAAAAACCTATGTCTCCCTTATGCCAAAAAAATCAACTGCATTGTCTGTGAAGAGCATTGTCCTATCCCTGAAAAGGCGATAAGGTTCGAGCTCGTTGAAGAGAGAGATTACAGAGGCAAAAAAATCCTATTAAAGAGACCTTATGTGGTAGATGAACTGTGTAACGGCTGCGGTATCTGTGAGAATAAATGCCCCCTGGAAGGAAAGGCCGCAATAGAGGTCTTTTCAAAAAGGAAAGGGATTATTAGCCTTACATCGACACGGGCAATAGCATAA
- a CDS encoding restriction endonuclease has product MSNTDWKKFERLVAAIHYAETQGATVLWNDTINGRQFDVTLRFKVGLHDYLTVIECKDYRDRVSVEKVDAFVTKARDVNANKAVFVSSNGYQSGCFAVAERHGIRLLTLDEKVDVDVGKIAAEIVPALNIFNVRFILQDGKEYVLEEEGGRLAYLMRSITLSISGHKTTPNGFLGSWRVNISDLQPEMEYEQVLPFPKGTVATIPYEGEVEPEKIKFCYKLTKAFIPKAPTLDTHILEGIGTFYELTDENGNVIRKLTAGEINLGFDTKLEAGKFYFTPSLYNYYYCEKIENNLAHNILIESYQFGALIQAELVLETKYSAHYIEVTDKKRLKRLKKMLTHFMKTRR; this is encoded by the coding sequence ATGAGTAATACAGATTGGAAGAAATTTGAAAGATTGGTTGCCGCAATTCACTACGCTGAGACGCAGGGGGCCACTGTCTTATGGAATGATACAATAAATGGGCGTCAATTTGACGTCACGCTGCGTTTCAAAGTCGGTTTACACGACTATTTGACCGTAATCGAGTGCAAAGATTACAGGGACAGGGTTTCAGTCGAAAAAGTAGACGCTTTCGTAACCAAAGCGCGTGATGTAAACGCGAATAAGGCTGTTTTTGTGTCCTCAAATGGGTACCAATCCGGTTGCTTTGCCGTCGCAGAGCGACACGGAATCAGGCTGTTGACGCTTGACGAGAAAGTCGATGTTGACGTTGGCAAAATAGCCGCCGAAATAGTGCCTGCTTTGAATATCTTCAACGTCAGGTTCATCCTGCAAGACGGTAAGGAATATGTTCTTGAAGAGGAGGGCGGTAGACTGGCGTACTTAATGAGAAGTATCACGTTATCCATTTCTGGCCACAAAACTACTCCCAATGGTTTCCTAGGCTCATGGAGGGTCAATATTTCTGATTTGCAGCCGGAGATGGAATACGAACAGGTACTGCCATTTCCGAAAGGAACGGTAGCTACAATACCATACGAAGGTGAAGTCGAGCCCGAGAAAATCAAGTTCTGTTATAAACTCACTAAGGCTTTCATACCGAAAGCACCGACTCTAGATACTCATATCCTGGAAGGCATCGGAACGTTTTACGAGCTGACGGACGAAAATGGTAACGTTATCCGCAAGCTGACAGCCGGAGAAATAAACCTTGGATTCGACACGAAACTGGAGGCAGGGAAGTTCTATTTCACTCCTAGTCTTTACAACTATTATTATTGCGAAAAAATCGAGAATAATCTTGCCCACAACATCCTGATCGAATCTTACCAGTTCGGTGCGCTCATTCAGGCGGAATTGGTTCTGGAAACAAAGTATTCTGCTCACTATATTGAGGTTACAGACAAAAAACGGCTGAAGCGCTTGAAAAAAATGCTGACTCATTTTATGAAGACAAGGCGTTAA